The following proteins come from a genomic window of Patescibacteria group bacterium:
- a CDS encoding translation elongation factor Ts, which produces MAIDAKTINELRNLTGAGIVDCKNALEETAGDVAKATDILRKKGLAKSAKREGKDTKAGLVYAYIHGEGRVGVLIEVQCETDFVARTEQFKQFVHDVAMQAAAMNPLYLSPEAVPAEVLEKEKEIYAAEFAGSSKPKEMVEKIVCGKLEKYFSETCLTNQAFIKDEDKTISELLKDISAKTGEKVVLKRFVRFALSEALVC; this is translated from the coding sequence ATGGCCATTGATGCCAAGACCATCAACGAACTTCGTAATCTGACCGGAGCCGGGATCGTCGACTGCAAGAACGCGCTCGAGGAGACCGCTGGCGACGTCGCCAAGGCGACCGACATCCTGCGCAAGAAAGGCCTCGCCAAGTCCGCCAAACGCGAAGGTAAGGACACCAAGGCCGGACTCGTCTACGCCTACATCCACGGCGAAGGCCGCGTCGGCGTGCTCATCGAAGTCCAGTGCGAGACTGATTTCGTCGCGCGGACCGAACAGTTCAAACAATTCGTCCACGACGTCGCCATGCAGGCCGCGGCCATGAACCCGCTGTACCTCTCCCCGGAAGCCGTTCCGGCCGAAGTGCTCGAGAAAGAGAAGGAGATCTACGCCGCCGAGTTCGCCGGTTCTTCGAAACCGAAAGAGATGGTCGAGAAGATCGTCTGCGGCAAGCTCGAGAAATATTTCTCCGAGACCTGTCTCACGAATCAGGCGTTCATCAAGGATGAGGATAAGACCATCAGCGAGCTGTTGAAGGATATTTCCGCCAAGACCGGCGAGAAGGTTGTCCTGAAGCGCTTCGTCCGCTTCGCGCTTTCCGAGGCTTTGGTCTGCTGA
- the gap gene encoding type I glyceraldehyde-3-phosphate dehydrogenase translates to MPIRVAINGFGRIGRNTLKGAWGRLKDLEFVALNDLTDTKTLAHLLKHDTSYGAWDREVSYDEKNLIVDGKKIPVFAEKDPALLPWAKLRVDVVLECTGRFTSEEKASTHLKAGARLVILSAPAKGGNVPTYVLGVNADGKTKFGKEKIINNASCTTNCIAPVAKVIEDTFGVKRAFMTTVHGYTADQNLQDGPHKDLRRARAAAANIVPTSTGAAIAVTECIPAMTGIFDGLAIRVPVPVVSLADFTFLLKKKTTVEEVNAALKKAAAGPMKGVLAVTDEPLVSSDFIRNNNSGIVDLKLTKVMEGDFLKVIAWYDNEWGYSMRLADMAQLYASKMLKN, encoded by the coding sequence ATGCCTATCCGCGTCGCCATCAACGGTTTCGGCCGCATCGGACGGAATACGCTCAAAGGAGCCTGGGGCCGGCTCAAGGATCTCGAATTCGTCGCTCTGAACGATCTCACCGACACCAAGACCCTGGCGCATCTCCTGAAGCACGACACTTCTTACGGCGCCTGGGACCGCGAGGTGAGTTACGACGAGAAGAATCTCATCGTCGACGGCAAGAAGATCCCGGTCTTCGCCGAGAAGGATCCGGCGCTGCTGCCGTGGGCCAAACTCCGCGTCGACGTGGTGCTCGAATGCACCGGCCGGTTCACGAGCGAGGAGAAAGCCTCGACGCATCTCAAGGCCGGCGCCCGGCTCGTCATCCTGTCCGCTCCGGCCAAGGGCGGCAACGTGCCGACTTATGTGCTCGGCGTGAACGCCGACGGCAAGACCAAGTTCGGCAAGGAGAAGATCATCAATAACGCTTCCTGCACCACGAACTGCATCGCGCCGGTGGCCAAGGTCATCGAGGACACCTTCGGCGTCAAGCGCGCTTTCATGACGACCGTCCACGGCTACACCGCCGATCAGAATCTCCAGGACGGGCCGCACAAGGATCTGCGCCGCGCGCGGGCCGCGGCCGCGAACATCGTGCCGACTTCGACCGGAGCGGCCATCGCCGTCACGGAGTGCATTCCGGCGATGACGGGCATCTTCGACGGGCTCGCCATCCGCGTCCCGGTGCCGGTGGTCTCGCTCGCGGATTTCACGTTCCTGCTCAAGAAGAAGACGACCGTCGAGGAGGTCAACGCGGCGCTGAAGAAAGCCGCGGCCGGACCCATGAAGGGCGTGCTCGCCGTGACCGACGAACCGCTGGTCTCTTCGGATTTCATCCGTAACAACAATTCCGGCATCGTTGATCTGAAACTGACCAAGGTCATGGAGGGCGACTTCCTGAAGGTCATCGCCTGGTACGACAACGAGTGGGGTTATTCGATGCGGCTCGCCGATATGGCGCAGCTCTACGCGTCGAAGATGCTCAAGAATTGA
- a CDS encoding metallophosphoesterase, producing the protein MSARVATWLFDGVTAVLLAAIPLYFWSLRGRWAKIPLRGRYVLFAGALGFLWLAVFYGSFIEPKMLTVRTYEVSAGSGSDKISLAVVSDLHLGVYKGRAWTERVVRRINELKPDVILLAGDFAANQAGLEALEPFRDLRAKDGVYAVLGNIDYEIGGVDIRRRIESYGIEVLTNESVRLGDSEREVRLIGLDDLKYGHPDWEAALAEVPAGAFTILAAHNPNAVQRAETLGLDVVVSGHTHGGQIRLPFIGPLAPLPTRLGRRFDRGLFDYGPVSLLITPGAGETGTRARLLCPPEISVLEISY; encoded by the coding sequence GTGTCTGCCCGGGTCGCGACATGGCTGTTCGACGGGGTCACCGCTGTTCTGCTGGCGGCGATCCCGTTGTATTTTTGGTCCTTGCGCGGGCGCTGGGCGAAGATCCCGCTTCGGGGGCGTTACGTCCTTTTCGCGGGAGCGCTCGGGTTTCTTTGGCTGGCGGTTTTTTACGGCAGTTTCATCGAGCCGAAAATGCTCACGGTCAGGACTTACGAGGTCAGCGCTGGTTCCGGTTCCGACAAGATCTCGCTCGCGGTCGTGAGCGATCTGCATCTCGGCGTCTACAAAGGACGCGCCTGGACGGAGCGCGTCGTGCGCCGGATCAACGAACTCAAACCTGACGTCATCCTGCTCGCCGGCGACTTCGCCGCCAACCAGGCCGGACTCGAAGCTCTCGAACCGTTCCGCGATCTCCGGGCGAAAGACGGCGTGTACGCCGTGCTCGGCAATATTGATTATGAGATCGGCGGCGTGGATATCCGCCGCCGCATCGAGTCCTACGGTATTGAGGTGTTGACCAACGAATCGGTGCGGCTGGGCGACAGCGAGCGCGAGGTGCGACTGATCGGACTCGATGATCTGAAATACGGCCATCCGGATTGGGAAGCGGCGCTGGCGGAGGTTCCGGCCGGAGCGTTCACGATCCTCGCGGCCCATAATCCGAACGCGGTCCAGCGGGCGGAGACTCTCGGCCTCGACGTCGTCGTCTCCGGACACACGCATGGCGGTCAGATCCGGCTGCCCTTCATCGGGCCGCTGGCTCCGCTGCCGACCAGACTCGGCCGGCGTTTCGACCGCGGCCTCTTCGATTACGGACCTGTCAGCCTGCTCATCACGCCCGGAGCGGGGGAGACCGGCACCCGCGCCCGCCTCCTCTGTCCGCCCGAAATCTCGGTCCTGGAGATCTCTTATTGA
- a CDS encoding phosphoglycerate kinase: MKLAVVADLKKLAGKRVLVRVDFNIPLGPKGRIEPAEGAKIQATLPTVEYLVRANAKVILVSHLGRPQGCEPKYSLAPIAKYLAKLLDRPVRFIDDCLEDDADQVAKKLAQLQDGEVALLENIRYYPEEEKNDARFAKRLAGLADIFVNDAFATCHRAHASTAGVTKFLPSYAGLLVEKEVVSLDKLLKKPKKPFYVLMGGAKISSKLPTLEKMLQTADKVFVGGGMANSFFKARGYGIGKSKVEPEEVRFAKKLLKNKRLILPVDVLAASALKENAAVRVAKPDDVRPNEYIVDIGTQTMRDFALELKKARTLVWNGPVGLFEIRKFSHGSIILGRVIAAHSRGRAFGVVGGGETIVCLERTGMAEYVDHISTGGGAMLEYLSGKVLPGIKPLLHK; this comes from the coding sequence ATGAAACTCGCCGTCGTGGCCGATCTTAAGAAATTGGCCGGCAAACGCGTCTTGGTCCGCGTGGACTTCAACATCCCTCTCGGCCCGAAAGGCCGGATCGAACCAGCCGAAGGAGCCAAGATTCAGGCCACGCTTCCGACCGTGGAATACCTGGTCCGCGCGAACGCCAAAGTCATCCTGGTCTCGCATCTGGGCCGGCCGCAGGGCTGCGAGCCGAAATATTCGCTGGCGCCGATCGCTAAGTATCTCGCCAAGCTGCTGGATCGTCCGGTCAGGTTCATTGATGATTGTCTGGAAGATGATGCCGACCAGGTCGCCAAGAAATTGGCGCAGCTTCAGGACGGCGAGGTCGCACTGCTCGAAAACATCCGGTATTACCCCGAGGAGGAGAAGAACGATGCTAGGTTCGCCAAGCGGTTGGCTGGTCTCGCCGACATTTTCGTGAACGATGCTTTCGCGACTTGCCATCGCGCCCACGCTTCGACCGCCGGCGTGACGAAGTTCCTGCCGAGCTATGCCGGCCTGCTCGTCGAGAAGGAAGTGGTGAGTCTCGACAAACTGCTCAAGAAGCCGAAGAAACCGTTCTATGTGCTCATGGGCGGCGCCAAGATCTCGTCGAAACTTCCGACGCTCGAGAAGATGCTCCAGACGGCCGACAAGGTTTTTGTCGGCGGCGGCATGGCCAACAGTTTCTTCAAGGCCCGGGGTTACGGCATCGGCAAGTCGAAAGTCGAGCCGGAGGAGGTCAGGTTCGCCAAGAAGCTCCTGAAGAACAAGAGACTGATCCTACCGGTTGACGTGCTCGCGGCTTCGGCGCTCAAGGAAAATGCCGCGGTCCGCGTGGCCAAGCCCGATGACGTGCGCCCGAACGAGTACATCGTCGATATCGGCACGCAGACGATGCGCGACTTCGCGCTCGAACTGAAGAAAGCCAGGACGCTCGTCTGGAACGGACCGGTCGGCCTCTTCGAGATCCGCAAGTTCAGCCACGGCTCGATCATCCTCGGCCGCGTCATCGCGGCGCATTCGCGCGGCCGCGCTTTCGGCGTCGTCGGCGGCGGCGAGACGATCGTCTGCCTGGAACGGACCGGCATGGCCGAGTACGTCGACCACATCTCGACCGGCGGCGGCGCGATGCTGGAGTACCTGTCCGGCAAGGTCTTGCCGGGGATCAAACCCTTATTGCATAAATAA